From Aricia agestis chromosome 11, ilAriAges1.1, whole genome shotgun sequence, a single genomic window includes:
- the LOC121732051 gene encoding CD63 antigen-like, which yields MAIGAGMSCVKYLLFAFNLLFAITGLIILVVGARAEINAHPYVDLTDENFYTSAPMILIIVGLIVFIVAFFGCCGAVKENHCMIVTFSVFLLLIFVAELAVGIAGYVKHKDLETSIIKTLNASIAHYETDPKIQKNFDIIQTDLMCCGINGPEDWAANKLPIPASCCSGDKTVACTPASPDFHKDGCYPGILEAMKGMALVLGGVGLGIAVVQLLGVMFACFLARSIRSQYETV from the exons atggctATCGGCGCAGGAATGTCATGTGTGAAATACCTTCTTTTTGCCTTTAATCTTCTTTTTGCG ATAACCGGTTTAATAATACTCGTTGTTGGTGCCCGGGCTGAGATAAACGCTCACCCATATGTGGATCTCACGGACGAGAACTTTTACACCTCAGCTCCTATGATATTGATCATTGTGGGCTTAATCGTTTTTATTGTGGCCTTCTTTGGTTGCTGCGGAGCAGTTAAGGAGAACCACTGCATGATAGTTACT TTCTCGGTATTCCTGCTGCTGATCTTCGTCGCCGAGCTGGCTGTGGGCATCGCGGGCTACGTCAAGCACAAGGACCTGGAGACTTCCATCATCAAGACCCTCAACGCCTCCATAGCCCACTACGAGACCGACCCCAAGATACAGAAGAACTTTGACATCATCCAGACCGAT TTGATGTGCTGCGGCATCAACGGCCCCGAGGACTGGGCTGCGAACAAGCTACCCATCCCGGCCAGCTGCTGCTCTGGAGACAAGACTGTGGCCTGCACGCCAGCGTCTCCGGACTTCCACAAGGACGGCTGCTACCCAGGCATACTGGAAGCCATGAAGGGCATGGCGCTGGTGCTGGGCGGCGTTGGCCTGGGCATCGCTGTGGTGCAG
- the LOC121732058 gene encoding CD63 antigen-like, translating to MKVPKLIKSVRYSLFAVNCLFLLTGAVLLITGVISLTAYREYELLITNRFFILPGLVIATGVIIFFAALLGFYGAISEHFYFIAGYVGLLLVILLFEISITIMGFTLREDGVSEIRSTMATSLQQYETRSDVAVIWDELQMGFQCCGVTGRNDWVSNRLPVSCCYIDYGTISPFECGTGNAYTSGCAAALGEWLGRKAFAVGVTGATVTCLQITGIIILSVGSSVQSAYNGYHEFLSERFFSLPAFCIATGVIVFLIAFAGFYGAYMENYYVTMAFAGSMILMFVFQLSACIAGYALRGNTVALVQKQLLSTMDLYGIHKSVEVTKLWDEVQTDFTCCGVVNSSDWLVPLNTTDTLGLPVSCCSHIPGTVTSFVCNTTMGYSTGCSVAFGDWVQSHAGTIGITGVFLVIMQALAVAGAVWLANITRREQEFP from the exons ATGAAAGTGCCAAAGTTAATAAAATCCGTGAGATATTCCCTGTTCGCTGTGAACTGTCTGTTTTTG CTAACAGGAGCGGTGCTGCTCATCACGGGAGTGATATCCCTTACCGCCTACCGGGAGTATGAGCTGCTTATCACCAACCGGTTCTTCATTCTCCCTGGCCTGGTGATAGCCACGGGGGTGATCATATTCTTTGCGGCGCTTCTCGGCTTCTATGGAGCTATATCGGAACACTTCTATTTTATAGCCGGG TACGTGGGTCTACTGCTCGTGATACTACTCTTCGAGATATCCATCACGATAATGGGGTTCACGCTGCGGGAGGACGGCGTGTCGGAGATCAGGTCAACCATGGCCACCAGTCTCCAGCAGTACGAGACCAGGAGTGACGTCGCTGTTATATGGGATGAGCTGCAGATGGGC TTCCAATGCTGCGGCGTCACCGGTCGGAACGACTGGGTGTCGAACCGACTACCGGTGTCGTGCTGCTACATCGACTACGGCACGATATCGCCGTTCGAGTGCGGCACCGGCAACGCGTATACCAGCGGCTGCGCGGCGGCGCTGGGAGAGTGGTTGGGAAGGAAGGCCTTTGCGGTTGGCGTCACGGGCGCTACTGTTACTTGCTTACAG ATAACAGGGATAATAATCCTATCGGTGGGTAGTTCGGTGCAATCAGCATACAATGGCTACCACGAGTTCCTGTCGGAGAGATTCTTCTCTCTGCCGGCTTTCTGCATTGCGACTGGAGTCATCGTCTTCCTCATAGCCTTCGCTGGCTTCTATGGAGCTTATATGGAGAACTATTATGTGACCATGGCG TTCGCCGGCTCCATGATCCTGATGTTCGTGTTCCAACTATCGGCGTGTATAGCGGGGTACGCACTGCGCGGGAACACGGTGGCGCTGGTGCAGAAGCAGCTGCTCAGCACCATGGACCTGTACGGGATTCACAAGAGCGTGGAGGTCACCAAGCTGTGGGATGAGGTGCAGACTGAC TTCACCTGCTGCGGCGTGGTCAACTCCAGCGACTGGCTGGTGCCACTCAACACCACGGACACCCTGGGTCTCCCGGTCAGCTGCTGCAGCCACATCCCTGGTACCGTCACCAGTTTCGTCTGCAACACCACCATGGGATACAGTACCGGATGCTCGGTTGCGTTTGGCGACTGGGTCCAGTCGCATGCGGGGACCATCGGCATTACTGGAGTGTTTCTGGTTATTATGCAG GCGTTGGCAGTAGCGGGCGCCGTGTGGCTAGCCAACATCACAAGAAGAGAACAGGAGTTCCCGTAG